The stretch of DNA GCATCTTGATCTGGATCCAGTAGTGAAGGGTTAGAGACCTCAATGCTTATTTTCTCGCCAGACCGTAGCTTAAAAAATCCTCCCACGTTTATGGAGTAAAAATGGAATTCAGAATTCCCCAACCAGTACTTGGTGCTGCCTCCTTTCATCAGAGTGTGAGAACTGGGGATTTTGATGCTGGTTTTGGTGACATATACCATCAGCTGAAGATAATTCGCACTGAGGTTTCCCGAAGTCTCATGATGTCGAAAGCAGATGTTGGCGTACAGGTAGTAGAAGCCGTCTTGGTTAACTATCAGTTTCCCATTGCTGAAGGTCATGTTGGAGATCTTGGCCCAACCTCGGTCATGGTACCAGCAGGACAGAGTCACTTTGTGGGAACCTGAGGAAAGGAGAGGCAAGTGATTTGAAACTTACTCCTGCAACGAGAAACGCATCTTCACAATTCTGTGAGGTTGCAGAAAGACGTACTGAGACAGTCATTGTTCCAATGGGAGAACGACCTCTcaagatttattttctaaaaggaaaGTACATTAATATGTCCCTGTACTGTCTGCTGGGCACCTGAGAGGGGACAAAGACACAATCTCATTTTTTCAAGGAGCCTACAGCACACAAAGGATAAGCATGATATATGTTCAGACAGGAAGCAAGGCACGGGCCCTGATAAGAAAGGTGTGGATGCTGCAAAGGGAATTCAAAGGAAAGAGATTACTTGCTTCCAGAAGGATCAAGAAAGattttgtgctcagttgcttcagtcgagtccaactctttgcaacccaggactgtagccctccaggctcctctgtccataggactttcctggcaagaatactggagtgggttgccctttccttctttgggggatcttcccaacccacagatcaaacctgagccttctacattgcagacagattctttaccattgagccaccagctACTGAGCCTAATAACCTAAAGAAGTGATAGGATTCAGCCTACAGAGCATAAAGGTCGAAGGAAGAGAATCAGCCAAAGGCAGCTGAatcaagaaagcaaaaaacaaGTATAGGAAGAGAATATCCAGATTTCACATAGCCCCACCTTCTCTTTTAATCCACAGAGAGAGGTATATAGAAGGAGCTGAAAATCTGGGTCACAGCAACTTTGACTAAAAAGTCAAACTCTTAAACTATATTCTCATCACCATTGATTCTCTCCTCCTCCAACAGCCCAAATGCCTCCCAAGTTCACATGAATGAAAAGCTTCCCCTAGAGAAGTTCACAGAGAAAACATCCTTGGCATTGCCCTCCCCAGGTTCACAACTTCATGCAGTCTTTTGTGAAGACCAAAGAATGGTTAaaatgtcttctgagaaaccagAATTCTCCTTTAGCCCCTTCTCACACTTGAAATGTGACAACCGATCTTCATGCCCCTGTTTTTGGAGTAGAGGAAGTTTCTAGAAGTCTCCTAAATGTGTCCAATGCTTTGAATATTTCAGGTCTTTTAGTGTATTTTACTAGGTCTttagaaattgttgttgttgctgtttagttgctaagtcgtgttcaactgttttatgaacccacggactgtagcccacccagttcctgtccacgagatttcccaggcaagaatactagagtaggttgacattttcttctccacggatcttcccaactcagggatcaaacccatgtcttctgcattggcagattgatttttttcccacagagccaccagggaagcccttctttaaaaattgtgacatGATAAATCCATGATAAACCCcattaatcaaatatttatatttatgtggaTACCCATTATCCAATTGGAAAAGGTCTCATCTAGTGGAGAAAAAAGCTGTTATACTGTGGAAAATCCAAAGTTTTCCACCAGAGGATTTCGTAAATACTTATGCTAAATCAAGGTTGTCATCTGCTAGAATTCCAACAAGGCAAAATAGAGCCGAGGAGTCTTAGAATGGGGTTAGGAGTAGTTTCTGCAGCCAGGGAGAAGTTCTTTGCTGCCTGTCAGCCAAGAGAAATCAGTCCATGGAACTTACACTTAAAGTAAATTCCATGGATCCATCAGAGCTGACAACGCTTTGGTTAGAGTGGGTCCTTGGGTGAACCCTGTAGAATCAGAAACCCACACTAGCTACCTTTCAAGACTGGCCTGAATCCTCAGGAAATCGAGGTATTCACATCATCTTTTTCTAGAACACCTCCAGAGGGCCACTGGGCAGCTGGAATATGGTCTGGGGACCTCAACACCAGGCTCTTCCTccaccaggaagaaaaaaaagtgcaGGAGGATCCAAGCTGCAGTAGGGCCACTCATCCTTAGGCCTCAAAGGCAAAGAAGTCAATGCTTCCCATCCCTCTGTTCAGAAATAGGACAGATTTCCTGAACTGCACATCTTTTCCACAGGAGGGCGATAGAGTGAGTCTGAGAAGCCATCCCAAGCACCGTGGCCTCCAGAACCAGCAGGACACTCACACTTTTTCATCCAAGGTCCTACTTCAGATCATCCCGGATGAAAGCACCCCAAATATAAGTATCATTCCATGGTCCCAACTGAGTCAGAAATGAGACTCTCAGACTCTACTCATCACATCCtcataaacactgctgctgctgctgctgcatcactttagtcgtgttcgactctgtgcgaccccatagatagcagcccaccaggctcccccgtccctgggattctccaggcaagaacactggagtgggttgccatttccttctccaatgcatgaaagtgaaaagtgaaagtgaagtcgctcagtcgtgtccaactctggcgACCCCACGGTCTGCAacctacaggctcctccgtccatgggattttctaggcaaaagtactggcgtggggtgccattgccttctccgattcataAACACTAGCAAAGTTATTTCTCCGGGCTTGTAAACAGCTACCTAGTCCATTGACAAGCTAATAAACTTAAGGTGTTTCCTATCCCAGATCAACAGATGGTTACCTCCTTCTTCCCCTACTTGTGTATTCAATCTTTCATCCAATCAATTATTGGCCTTATACTTCATCTTCCTTCCATGGTGGTCCTTAACAGAGAGCAAAGGAATGTCTAAGGTGAGGTCTATCCTCTCAATGGGATGGATCAGCTAGCCTTAGACCAAGTGCTGGGAGATCGGTCTGGGAAGGCAGGGAAGAATGGAGAAACCTTGACCGCCTGCCACTCTCATTGTTACCTCAAGTGGAAGGAGTATCCTAATTTCCTGCTCTACAGAC from Bubalus bubalis isolate 160015118507 breed Murrah chromosome 13, NDDB_SH_1, whole genome shotgun sequence encodes:
- the TNFSF11 gene encoding tumor necrosis factor ligand superfamily member 11 isoform X2; protein product: MDPNRISEDDTHCINRIFKLHENTDLQDTTLESQDSKLIPDSCKRIKQAFQAAVQKEMQHIVKSQHIRAEKAMVEGSWLDLARRNKPEIQPFAHLTINATDIPSGSHKVTLSCWYHDRGWAKISNMTFSNGKLIVNQDGFYYLYANICFRHHETSGNLSANYLQLMVYVTKTSIKIPSSHTLMKGGSTKYWLGNSEFHFYSINVGGFFKLRSGEKISIEVSNPSLLDPDQDATYFGAFKVRDID